A stretch of Vibrio aphrogenes DNA encodes these proteins:
- a CDS encoding AMP-binding protein, giving the protein MNSVNQSVPSSLPFPHEMILKWAQERPNDVYLTQPIQRKIKSFTFLEVAEQALSLVSALRDLGLQPKDKVALLSKNCAEWFICDLALMLGDYISVPIFPTAGSDTIEHCLVHSESKAIIVGKLDDDKAALEVLNQYPSVISIALPYDSAPDCHHQYQTLVENHSPSTERPQHHHDTLMSIVYTSGTSGLPKGAMLTYGGFAWSASKIVEHIGLQKNDRLFSYLPLAHITERVYVLGTSVLGGVPTSFAESLDTFIDDVKAHKPTLFVSVPRLWTLFQQRILDKMPQRKLNILLAIPFINTIVKKKIVSGLGLEQARVLGCGSAPISPSLLQWYRNVGMNITEAWGMTETFAYSTLNYPFRADKIGTVGAAGPGIELNIADDHEIMVRSVGLFAGYYKNDEATQESFNEDGWLHTGDIGSIDEDGYLSIEGRKKDTFKTAKGKFVSPVPIEKKIFEFSRVEMMCLIGLGLPAPILLVIPHQFKHFDRARYERKTAKIIHQINQELESHEKIKGVLMIKEPWSIENGVLTPTLKIKRHVLEKQYHEVGANWPKDQLIVWEE; this is encoded by the coding sequence ATGAATTCAGTAAATCAATCCGTACCATCAAGTCTCCCATTTCCACATGAAATGATTTTAAAATGGGCTCAAGAGCGCCCGAATGATGTGTATTTAACTCAGCCTATTCAACGTAAAATAAAGTCCTTCACCTTTTTAGAAGTGGCAGAGCAAGCCTTATCGTTAGTCTCTGCTTTGCGTGATTTAGGCCTGCAACCGAAAGATAAAGTGGCCTTACTTTCTAAAAACTGTGCGGAATGGTTTATCTGCGATCTTGCGTTAATGTTGGGAGACTACATCAGCGTTCCTATTTTCCCGACCGCTGGCAGTGACACCATTGAACATTGTTTAGTTCACAGTGAATCTAAAGCCATTATTGTGGGAAAACTTGATGACGACAAAGCGGCGCTTGAAGTATTAAACCAATACCCTTCCGTCATCTCCATTGCTTTACCTTATGACAGCGCACCAGATTGTCATCATCAATACCAAACACTCGTTGAAAACCATTCACCGAGCACAGAACGCCCTCAACATCATCACGATACCTTAATGTCTATTGTTTATACTTCTGGGACGTCTGGCTTACCTAAAGGCGCAATGTTGACATATGGCGGATTTGCTTGGAGTGCCAGTAAAATTGTCGAGCACATAGGTTTGCAAAAAAATGACCGATTGTTCTCTTACTTACCTTTGGCGCATATCACGGAGCGCGTTTATGTTCTCGGGACTTCGGTGCTTGGCGGTGTTCCTACTAGCTTTGCCGAAAGCCTTGATACTTTTATTGACGATGTGAAAGCACATAAACCAACGTTATTCGTGTCTGTCCCTCGATTATGGACCTTATTCCAACAACGTATTTTAGATAAAATGCCGCAGCGCAAACTGAATATTTTGCTCGCGATTCCTTTTATTAACACCATAGTAAAAAAGAAAATAGTCTCAGGATTAGGTCTTGAACAAGCCAGAGTGCTCGGCTGTGGTTCAGCTCCTATCTCTCCATCCTTGTTGCAATGGTATCGCAATGTGGGAATGAATATTACCGAAGCTTGGGGGATGACCGAAACCTTTGCTTACAGCACTCTCAATTACCCATTCCGAGCCGACAAAATTGGTACAGTTGGTGCCGCAGGCCCAGGCATTGAACTGAACATTGCCGATGACCATGAAATCATGGTGCGCAGTGTAGGGTTATTTGCAGGCTATTATAAAAATGATGAAGCAACACAAGAATCCTTTAATGAGGACGGTTGGTTGCATACTGGAGATATTGGTAGCATCGATGAAGACGGGTATTTATCAATAGAGGGGCGTAAAAAAGACACCTTCAAAACGGCCAAAGGTAAGTTTGTTTCTCCGGTGCCAATTGAGAAAAAAATCTTCGAATTTTCACGAGTTGAAATGATGTGCCTAATTGGTTTAGGACTGCCCGCTCCTATTTTATTAGTCATCCCTCATCAATTTAAACACTTTGATCGAGCTCGTTATGAAAGAAAAACCGCAAAGATCATTCATCAAATTAACCAAGAGCTAGAGTCTCATGAAAAGATCAAAGGGGTATTAATGATCAAAGAACCTTGGAGCATCGAAAATGGTGTCTTAACCCCGACATTAAAGATCAAACGTCATGTATTAGAAAAGCAATATCATGAGGTCGGAGCTAACTGGCCTAAAGACCAATTGATTGTCTGGGAAGAGTAA
- the codB gene encoding cytosine permease — MAQDNDFSLGPVPQTERKGVISLTLVMLGLTFFSASMWTGGSLGTGLTYHDFFMAVLIGNLLLGIYTSLLGYIGSSTGLSTHLLARFSFGSKGSWLPSFLLSGTQVGWFGVGVAMFAIPVQKATGIDTNILIIVSGLLMTVTVYFGISALMILSTIAVPAIALLGSYSVYEAIHSVGGLEVIQHHVPEQPLDFSIALAMVIGSFISAGTLTADFVRFGKKPLNAVIITMVAFFIGNSLMFIFGAAGASVTGKSDISEVMMAQGLLIPAIIVLGLNIWTTNDNALYASGLGFSNITGLPSKYISMINGIVGTLCALWLYNNFVGWLTFLSLAIPPIGGVIIADFFKNRQRYFNYEQQTFKTVNWAAIIAVLVGVAAGKFIPGIVPLNAVIGGAICYLVFNPIIDKLLPQSPTPVVEFEQ; from the coding sequence ATGGCGCAAGATAATGACTTTAGCCTCGGACCCGTACCACAAACGGAGCGAAAAGGGGTGATATCCCTCACTCTCGTGATGTTGGGGTTAACCTTTTTCTCCGCTAGTATGTGGACAGGTGGCTCACTCGGAACCGGACTCACCTATCACGATTTCTTCATGGCGGTTCTCATTGGTAACTTATTACTCGGTATTTACACTTCCCTTCTTGGCTACATTGGCTCTTCAACTGGATTATCAACTCATTTATTAGCTCGCTTCTCCTTTGGTTCTAAAGGTTCTTGGCTCCCCTCTTTTCTTCTCAGTGGTACACAAGTTGGTTGGTTCGGCGTTGGGGTTGCGATGTTCGCCATTCCTGTCCAAAAAGCCACTGGCATCGATACTAATATCCTCATCATCGTTTCAGGTTTATTGATGACGGTTACCGTCTATTTCGGTATTTCAGCCCTGATGATTCTTTCTACCATTGCCGTTCCCGCGATTGCCCTCTTGGGAAGTTACTCGGTCTACGAAGCTATCCATAGTGTCGGCGGCCTTGAAGTCATTCAACATCATGTCCCAGAACAACCGCTCGATTTTTCCATTGCTCTTGCCATGGTTATTGGTTCTTTCATCAGTGCCGGAACGCTAACCGCTGATTTCGTTCGTTTTGGTAAGAAACCATTGAATGCGGTGATCATTACCATGGTTGCGTTTTTCATTGGTAACTCACTCATGTTTATCTTCGGGGCGGCTGGCGCTTCTGTCACCGGTAAGTCTGATATTTCTGAAGTGATGATGGCACAAGGACTATTAATTCCCGCTATTATCGTTCTGGGTCTCAATATTTGGACGACCAACGACAACGCTTTGTATGCGTCTGGACTCGGTTTTTCCAATATTACCGGCTTGCCAAGTAAATACATTTCTATGATCAATGGCATCGTCGGAACGCTTTGCGCCTTATGGCTTTACAACAACTTTGTGGGCTGGCTAACTTTCTTATCTTTGGCTATTCCCCCTATTGGTGGGGTGATCATTGCCGATTTCTTTAAAAATCGTCAGCGATACTTCAACTACGAACAGCAAACCTTTAAGACCGTCAATTGGGCCGCCATCATCGCTGTATTAGTTGGTGTCGCAGCGGGTAAATTTATCCCCGGTATCGTGCCGCTTAACGCGGTAATTGGTGGGGCAATTTGTTACTTAGTGTTTAATCCTATTATTGATAAACTACTGCCACAGTCACCAACACCAGTTGTCGAATTTGAACAATAA
- a CDS encoding cytosine deaminase, with protein MSNLIIKNARLRGHEQLQTITIQNGVISEISNSTNTSNEEAIDAQGHLVLPPFCEPHIHLDTTQTAGEPNWNLSGTLFEGIERWAERKDLLSIDDVKQRAKKTLKWQIANGIQFVRTHVDVSDPTLIALKAMLEVKEEMKPWIDVQIVAFPQEGILSYPNGKALLEEAVKLGADVIGAIPHFEFTREYGVESLHFAFELARKYDRLIDVHCDEIDDEQSRFVETVAALAHKYDMGNKVTASHTTAMHSYNGAYTSRLFRLLRMSGINFVANPLVNIHLQGRFDDYPKRRGITRVKEMLASNINVCFGHDDVFDPWYPLGTANMLQVLHMGLHVCQIMGYEQINDSLKLITDHSARTLNIQDQYGIEVGKPANMIVLPAENGFEAVRRQVPVQYSIRGGKVIAETQLAQTHIQLDEKECVTFKR; from the coding sequence ATGTCAAACCTAATTATTAAAAATGCCCGCTTACGTGGTCATGAGCAATTACAAACCATCACCATCCAAAATGGTGTTATCAGTGAAATTTCAAACTCAACCAATACCTCAAATGAAGAGGCTATTGATGCCCAAGGTCACTTAGTCCTTCCCCCTTTTTGTGAACCGCATATTCACTTAGATACGACACAGACTGCAGGTGAGCCGAATTGGAACCTATCCGGTACATTATTTGAAGGGATTGAACGTTGGGCTGAGCGTAAAGATCTGCTGTCAATTGATGATGTGAAGCAACGTGCAAAGAAAACCTTAAAATGGCAAATTGCTAATGGTATTCAATTTGTGCGCACCCATGTCGATGTCTCTGACCCTACATTAATCGCGCTCAAAGCTATGCTGGAAGTAAAAGAAGAAATGAAACCGTGGATTGATGTGCAAATCGTCGCATTCCCACAAGAAGGAATTCTTTCTTACCCTAACGGTAAAGCGCTCTTAGAAGAAGCCGTCAAACTTGGCGCCGATGTTATTGGTGCCATTCCCCACTTCGAATTTACTCGTGAATACGGTGTTGAATCATTACACTTTGCCTTTGAGTTAGCGCGTAAATATGACCGCTTGATTGACGTACATTGTGATGAAATTGATGATGAACAATCGCGCTTCGTTGAAACCGTCGCGGCACTGGCGCATAAATATGATATGGGCAATAAAGTCACAGCCAGTCACACCACGGCCATGCATTCTTATAATGGCGCTTACACTTCACGCTTATTCCGCTTATTACGCATGTCAGGCATCAACTTTGTTGCCAATCCATTAGTGAATATTCACTTGCAGGGTCGTTTTGATGATTATCCAAAACGCCGTGGTATCACCCGCGTCAAAGAAATGTTAGCCAGCAATATTAATGTGTGCTTTGGCCATGATGATGTATTTGACCCATGGTATCCATTAGGCACAGCCAACATGCTGCAAGTATTGCACATGGGGCTGCATGTTTGCCAAATTATGGGTTATGAGCAAATTAATGATTCACTCAAACTGATCACTGACCATTCAGCACGAACACTTAATATCCAAGATCAATATGGTATTGAAGTCGGTAAACCGGCCAATATGATTGTGCTTCCTGCCGAAAATGGGTTTGAAGCGGTACGTCGTCAAGTCCCGGTACAATACTCTATCCGCGGTGGTAAAGTAATCGCAGAAACTCAGCTTGCACAAACTCACATTCAATTAGACGAAAAAGAATGTGTGACCTTTAAACGTTAA
- a CDS encoding VF530 family protein, with the protein MTQSNNPLHGITLEKLLTELVDYYGWNKLAQMVNINCFKSDPSIKSSLKFLRKTEWARTKVEQLYIDLKK; encoded by the coding sequence ATGACACAAAGCAATAATCCGCTCCACGGAATCACACTCGAAAAGCTTCTCACTGAATTAGTTGACTATTATGGCTGGAATAAGCTCGCGCAAATGGTCAATATTAACTGCTTTAAAAGTGATCCCAGTATTAAATCCAGTCTGAAGTTTTTACGTAAAACCGAATGGGCAAGAACAAAGGTTGAACAGCTGTATATTGATTTGAAGAAATAA